In the Duncaniella freteri genome, one interval contains:
- a CDS encoding class II fructose-bisphosphate aldolase, translating into MVNYKELGLVNTKEMFAKAIKGGYAVPAFNFNNMEQLQAIVKAAAEEKSPVILQVSKGARNYANAILLRYMAQGAVEYAKSLGWENPQIVLHLDHGDSFEICKDCIDNGFSSVMIDGSHLPYEENVALTKQVCEYAHKFDVTVEGELGVLAGVEDEVSSDHHTYTDPEEVIDFATRTGCDSLAISIGTSHGAYKFTPEQCTRNEEGKLVPPPLAFDVLDAVMEKLPGFPIVLHGSSSVPQDEVDTINKYGGKLPDAIGIPEEQLRKAAKSAVCKINIDSDSRLAMTAAVRKVLAEKPAEFDPRKYLGPARENMEKLYKHKIVNVLGSNGKA; encoded by the coding sequence ATGGTAAATTATAAAGAATTAGGGCTCGTAAACACCAAAGAGATGTTTGCCAAGGCCATCAAGGGAGGCTACGCCGTTCCCGCGTTCAACTTCAACAACATGGAGCAGCTCCAGGCTATTGTCAAGGCTGCTGCCGAAGAGAAGTCTCCTGTGATTCTTCAGGTATCAAAAGGCGCGCGCAACTATGCCAATGCCATACTACTGCGATACATGGCCCAGGGAGCTGTTGAGTATGCCAAGAGCCTCGGATGGGAAAATCCTCAGATTGTTCTCCATCTCGACCACGGCGACAGCTTCGAGATCTGCAAAGACTGCATCGACAACGGATTCTCATCAGTAATGATCGACGGCTCCCACCTCCCCTACGAAGAGAACGTCGCTCTCACAAAGCAGGTGTGCGAATACGCCCACAAATTTGACGTGACCGTAGAAGGTGAGCTTGGTGTGCTTGCCGGCGTAGAGGACGAGGTTTCATCCGACCATCACACATACACCGATCCTGAAGAGGTAATCGACTTCGCTACCCGCACAGGCTGCGACTCGCTCGCTATCTCTATAGGCACAAGCCACGGCGCATACAAGTTCACTCCCGAGCAGTGCACACGCAATGAAGAGGGCAAACTCGTTCCCCCGCCGCTGGCATTCGATGTGCTCGATGCTGTAATGGAGAAGCTCCCCGGTTTCCCCATCGTGCTTCACGGCTCATCTTCTGTTCCCCAGGATGAGGTTGACACCATCAACAAGTATGGCGGCAAGCTTCCCGACGCTATCGGCATTCCTGAAGAGCAGCTCCGCAAGGCAGCAAAGAGTGCAGTATGCAAGATCAATATCGACTCTGACAGCCGTCTCGCCATGACAGCCGCCGTACGCAAGGTCCTCGCAGAAAAGCCTGCCGAGTTCGACCCCCGCAAGTACCTCGGTCCTGCTCGTGAAAACATGGAGAAACTCTACAAGCACAAGATCGTCAATGTGCTTGGCTCCAACGGTAAAGCATAA